A genomic window from Onychostoma macrolepis isolate SWU-2019 chromosome 22, ASM1243209v1, whole genome shotgun sequence includes:
- the LOC131530844 gene encoding SLAM family member 9-like isoform X4 → MIHKSFFLCLWIWISHGVFDVKTDEIKLSVMEGDSVTLNTDVTEVQKNDHILWMFQINNSDTRVAEIHKQVVDMYDSNETFGDRLQMDSQTGSLTIRNIRTEHSGLYKLTIIKAGVTYKRFSVAVYAPLPIPVITGDTSNCTSSSSSERSSVSRCVLLCSVVNVGHVTLSWYKGHSLLSSISVSDLSISLSLPLEVEYQDKNTYSCVINNPISNQTQHNINIAQLCHTCPELKQQTLLVVLSVVMIILVLAVVVGAIYFNRRKCKQARSQETG, encoded by the exons ATGATTCATAAATCTTTTTTCCTCTGCCTGTGGATTTGGATCTCGCATg gtgtgtttgatgtTAAAACGGATGAAATTAAGTTATCAGTGATGGAAGGAGATTCTGTCACTTTAAACACGGATGTCACTGAAGTACAGAAAAATGATCACATACTGTGGATGTTTCAAATTAATAATTCAGACACTCGTGTAGCTGAAATCCATAAGCAGGTCGTTGATATGTATGACAGTAATGAGACATTTGGAGACAGACTGCAGATGGACAgtcaaactggatctctgaccatcagaAACATCAGAACTGAACACTCTGGACTTTATAAACTAACAATCATCAAAGCTGGGGTCACATACAAGCGTTTttctgttgctgtctatg CTCCTCTACCGATTCCTGTCATCACTGGAGACACTTCAAACTGTACTTCGTCATCATCATCTGAAAGATCATCAGTGTCCAGATGTGTGCtgctgtgttcagtggtgaatgtgggtcatgtgactctctcctggtacaaaggacacagtttattgtccagcatcagtgtgtctgatctcagcatcagtctctctcttcctctggaggtggaatatcaggataaaaacacctacagctgtgtgatcaacaatcccatcagcaaccagactCAACACAACATCAACATCGCTCAACTCTGCCACACGTGTCCAG AACTCAAGCAGCAGACACTGTTGGTGGTATTATCAGTTGTAATGATAATACTGGTCTTGGCTGTAGTTGTGGGGGCGATATACTTTAACCGCAGGAAATGCAAACAAGCAAGATCACAAG AAACCGGATGA
- the LOC131530844 gene encoding SLAM family member 5-like isoform X2, with protein MIHKSFFLCLWIWISHGVFDVKTDEIKLSVMEGDSVTLNTDVTEVQKNDHILWMFQINNSDTRVAEIHKQVVDMYDSNETFGDRLQMDSQTGSLTIRNIRTEHSGLYKLTIIKAGVTYKRFSVAVYAPLPIPVITGDTSNCTSSSSSERSSVSRCVLLCSVVNVEYQDKNTYSCVINNPISNQTQHNINIAQLCHTCPELKQQTLLVVLSVVMIILVLAVVVGAIYFNRRKCKQARSQVQTCKEEVLYAETTFCARSVHSTVRHCILQCAANLSAEATEAERKICACTRHEAENVPSCADVSVLLVFAVCALCGL; from the exons ATGATTCATAAATCTTTTTTCCTCTGCCTGTGGATTTGGATCTCGCATg gtgtgtttgatgtTAAAACGGATGAAATTAAGTTATCAGTGATGGAAGGAGATTCTGTCACTTTAAACACGGATGTCACTGAAGTACAGAAAAATGATCACATACTGTGGATGTTTCAAATTAATAATTCAGACACTCGTGTAGCTGAAATCCATAAGCAGGTCGTTGATATGTATGACAGTAATGAGACATTTGGAGACAGACTGCAGATGGACAgtcaaactggatctctgaccatcagaAACATCAGAACTGAACACTCTGGACTTTATAAACTAACAATCATCAAAGCTGGGGTCACATACAAGCGTTTttctgttgctgtctatg CTCCTCTACCGATTCCTGTCATCACTGGAGACACTTCAAACTGTACTTCGTCATCATCATCTGAAAGATCATCAGTGTCCAGATGTGTGCtgctgtgttcagtggtgaat gtggaatatcaggataaaaacacctacagctgtgtgatcaacaatcccatcagcaaccagactCAACACAACATCAACATCGCTCAACTCTGCCACACGTGTCCAG AACTCAAGCAGCAGACACTGTTGGTGGTATTATCAGTTGTAATGATAATACTGGTCTTGGCTGTAGTTGTGGGGGCGATATACTTTAACCGCAGGAAATGCAAACAAGCAAGATCACAAG TCCAGACTTGCAAGGAAGAGGTACTTTATGCCGAAACAACATTTTGTGCACGCAGTGTTCACAGTACGGTAAGACACTGTATTTTACAGTGTGCAGCGAATCTGTCTGCAGAAGCCACAGAGGCCGAGAGAAAAATATGCGCTTGCACACGTCACGAAGCAGAAAATGTGCCATCCTGTGCTGATGTCAGTGTTTTACTTGTGTTTGCTGTCTGTGCATTATGTGGcctttaa
- the LOC131530844 gene encoding SLAM family member 9-like isoform X1: MIHKSFFLCLWIWISHGVFDVKTDEIKLSVMEGDSVTLNTDVTEVQKNDHILWMFQINNSDTRVAEIHKQVVDMYDSNETFGDRLQMDSQTGSLTIRNIRTEHSGLYKLTIIKAGVTYKRFSVAVYAPLPIPVITGDTSNCTSSSSSERSSVSRCVLLCSVVNVGHVTLSWYKGHSLLSSISVSDLSISLSLPLEVEYQDKNTYSCVINNPISNQTQHNINIAQLCHTCPELKQQTLLVVLSVVMIILVLAVVVGAIYFNRRKCKQARSQVQTCKEEVLYAETTFCARSVHSTVRHCILQCAANLSAEATEAERKICACTRHEAENVPSCADVSVLLVFAVCALCGL; this comes from the exons ATGATTCATAAATCTTTTTTCCTCTGCCTGTGGATTTGGATCTCGCATg gtgtgtttgatgtTAAAACGGATGAAATTAAGTTATCAGTGATGGAAGGAGATTCTGTCACTTTAAACACGGATGTCACTGAAGTACAGAAAAATGATCACATACTGTGGATGTTTCAAATTAATAATTCAGACACTCGTGTAGCTGAAATCCATAAGCAGGTCGTTGATATGTATGACAGTAATGAGACATTTGGAGACAGACTGCAGATGGACAgtcaaactggatctctgaccatcagaAACATCAGAACTGAACACTCTGGACTTTATAAACTAACAATCATCAAAGCTGGGGTCACATACAAGCGTTTttctgttgctgtctatg CTCCTCTACCGATTCCTGTCATCACTGGAGACACTTCAAACTGTACTTCGTCATCATCATCTGAAAGATCATCAGTGTCCAGATGTGTGCtgctgtgttcagtggtgaatgtgggtcatgtgactctctcctggtacaaaggacacagtttattgtccagcatcagtgtgtctgatctcagcatcagtctctctcttcctctggaggtggaatatcaggataaaaacacctacagctgtgtgatcaacaatcccatcagcaaccagactCAACACAACATCAACATCGCTCAACTCTGCCACACGTGTCCAG AACTCAAGCAGCAGACACTGTTGGTGGTATTATCAGTTGTAATGATAATACTGGTCTTGGCTGTAGTTGTGGGGGCGATATACTTTAACCGCAGGAAATGCAAACAAGCAAGATCACAAG TCCAGACTTGCAAGGAAGAGGTACTTTATGCCGAAACAACATTTTGTGCACGCAGTGTTCACAGTACGGTAAGACACTGTATTTTACAGTGTGCAGCGAATCTGTCTGCAGAAGCCACAGAGGCCGAGAGAAAAATATGCGCTTGCACACGTCACGAAGCAGAAAATGTGCCATCCTGTGCTGATGTCAGTGTTTTACTTGTGTTTGCTGTCTGTGCATTATGTGGcctttaa
- the LOC131530844 gene encoding SLAM family member 9-like isoform X3 produces MIHKSFFLCLWIWISHGVFDVKTDEIKLSVMEGDSVTLNTDVTEVQKNDHILWMFQINNSDTRVAEIHKQVVDMYDSNETFGDRLQMDSQTGSLTIRNIRTEHSGLYKLTIIKAGVTYKRFSVAVYAPLPIPVITGDTSNCTSSSSSERSSVSRCVLLCSVVNVGHVTLSWYKGHSLLSSISVSDLSISLSLPLEVEYQDKNTYSCVINNPISNQTQHNINIAQLCHTCPELKQQTLLVVLSVVMIILVLAVVVGAIYFNRRKCKQARSQVQTCKEEVLYAETTFCARSVHSTKPDEEHHIIYSSVNAK; encoded by the exons ATGATTCATAAATCTTTTTTCCTCTGCCTGTGGATTTGGATCTCGCATg gtgtgtttgatgtTAAAACGGATGAAATTAAGTTATCAGTGATGGAAGGAGATTCTGTCACTTTAAACACGGATGTCACTGAAGTACAGAAAAATGATCACATACTGTGGATGTTTCAAATTAATAATTCAGACACTCGTGTAGCTGAAATCCATAAGCAGGTCGTTGATATGTATGACAGTAATGAGACATTTGGAGACAGACTGCAGATGGACAgtcaaactggatctctgaccatcagaAACATCAGAACTGAACACTCTGGACTTTATAAACTAACAATCATCAAAGCTGGGGTCACATACAAGCGTTTttctgttgctgtctatg CTCCTCTACCGATTCCTGTCATCACTGGAGACACTTCAAACTGTACTTCGTCATCATCATCTGAAAGATCATCAGTGTCCAGATGTGTGCtgctgtgttcagtggtgaatgtgggtcatgtgactctctcctggtacaaaggacacagtttattgtccagcatcagtgtgtctgatctcagcatcagtctctctcttcctctggaggtggaatatcaggataaaaacacctacagctgtgtgatcaacaatcccatcagcaaccagactCAACACAACATCAACATCGCTCAACTCTGCCACACGTGTCCAG AACTCAAGCAGCAGACACTGTTGGTGGTATTATCAGTTGTAATGATAATACTGGTCTTGGCTGTAGTTGTGGGGGCGATATACTTTAACCGCAGGAAATGCAAACAAGCAAGATCACAAG TCCAGACTTGCAAGGAAGAGGTACTTTATGCCGAAACAACATTTTGTGCACGCAGTGTTCACAGTACG AAACCGGATGAAGAACACCACATCATATACTCGAGTGTTAATGCAAAATGA